A window of the Citrus sinensis cultivar Valencia sweet orange chromosome 9, DVS_A1.0, whole genome shotgun sequence genome harbors these coding sequences:
- the LOC127899916 gene encoding uncharacterized protein LOC127899916 yields MDSDELTRFCEALSLCDEDGEVITIERRAKDAGVQKLKQCLFQSPAERKRVLTDGPWLFDRALLILTEPQGTGELSKLNFSIAPFWVQIHNIPIVCMTVETGEILGKRIGEVLEVDIGSTGTCLGNCIRVRILMDATKPLKRGIRAKLGGCNEVTQFVIFYERLPDFCFRCSYIRHLYRECPIPPTSGSPAGQDLKYSHLLKLPNSSVKPRDARR; encoded by the exons ATGGATTCTGATGAATTAACTCGGTTCTGTGAAGCACTCTCCCTTTGTGATGAGGACGGTGAGGTGATTACTATTGAGAGGCGTGCAAAAGATGCGGGAGTACAGAAACTAAAACAGTGCCTG tttcaaTCACCAGCAGAAAGGAAACGAGTCTTAACTGATGGGCCGTGGCTTTTTGACAGAGCTCTCTTAATCTTAACAGAACCTCAGGGGACAGGAGAGCTctcaaagttgaattttagCATAGCCCCTTTTTGGGTGCAAATTCACAACATTCCAATAGTTTGTATGACCGTAGAGACCGGAGAAATTTTGGGTAAGAGGATTGGGGAAGTTTTAGAAGTGGACATAGGGTCAACTGGGACATGCCTTGGTAATTGTATACGAGTTAGAATATTGATGGATGCAACTAAACCGCTGAAGCGAGGAATTAGAGCTAAATTAGGAGGATGTAATGAAGTTACGCAGTTTGTAATATTCTATGAACGCTTGCCTGATTTCTGCTTCAGGTGTAGCTACATAAGACATCTCTATCGAGAATGTCCTATCCCTCCTACTAGTGGATCACCAGCTGGTCAAGATCTCAAGTATAGCCATTTGCTTAAGTTACCTAACTCATCAGTGAAGCCAAGAGATGCCCGGAGGTAG